A DNA window from Ornithodoros turicata isolate Travis chromosome 10, ASM3712646v1, whole genome shotgun sequence contains the following coding sequences:
- the LOC135370156 gene encoding microtubule-associated serine/threonine-protein kinase 3-like isoform X2: MSSTEQQQQQQKTASDKRKTSAKMLVALFPRIPKTAAVLLEFFIKRESKVSLMRDPLSHFCQEEVVLHAQECLIKLNKQVINYEDVRDMVENLVGLHAMCTKKDPDVAKALAVTIRKLTIIVGEVATSLEKIAEVSVTDWMGIGDAIVHKLDKLDIPPQPVFTTFIPKMRDFESLKMLGAGGFGAVYLANYKPANFVATVKLVAMDRFSRHKQAAMDKVVASVVRSPFLVKYYCCFCVKEAYVTLMEYVPGLDLMRVVTKEEYMKIDAVQIIMAQLILAIEHMHLRGFLHRDIKVSNMLILPGGRVKVIDFDTTKVCNGHFAKRMLRGYFRRTPIEFNDGESAGTIPYMAPEILKRRPYGRAADWWSSGIVMYKLMTGRVPFRGKTKQLLRERIITAPLKWPRVEEHPHSATTTAKDMTYRMLKKNPVERMGSKTYASLKTHPFFDNFNWKQLYEKTQLCDLPVITEIMSADAERERKSGADSQDSRKHLQIEDMTDVSSSNQKPLLCYASPSYKKLVLTIKESKAQVNVSESFMNTSGMTTSGIDYQATTPAQSSLQTACSTIDGKDVQSGAEKVDLILFRKKKYTKYWSFGFSLRRAEGEAPNSYFIYVDVTTDSPADRSQLLPLDVVLSVNSTPVADVPLGKVQKIISSSGDQLVLSVMASSVYRLLTTRRDIMGVMKMVAKDTVVLSRSPTLCTGNQPYGLDFADVKVWNEDTKQYARVFVVMHVTSAVVNNRRLFPGDVLTHVDGTSLDGLTRDELMRVLQTGANEVTINVVALSPLRQKRLKISKLNETLITDANIPSKSTAAEIDT; this comes from the exons ATGTCGTCCacagagcaacagcagcagcaacaaaagACCG CCTCTGACAAGCGAAAGACTTCGGCCAAGATGCTCGTAGCGCTGTTCCCCAGA ATTCCCAAAACTGCGGCAGTGTTGTTGGAGTTCTTCATAAAGCGCGAAAGCAAGGTGTCCCTGATGCGTGACCCGCTGTCTCATTTTTGTCAAGAGGAAGTTGTCCTTCACGCTCAGGAATGCCTCATCAAGCTCAACAAGCAGGTAATCAACTACGAGGACGTGCGCGACATGGTCGAGAACCTCGTCGGACTTCACGCGATG TGTACGAAGAAGGATCCCGATGTTGCCAAGGCACTGGCGGTGACCATCCGCAAGCTTACCATTATCGTCGGCGAAGTAGCAACTTCCTTGGAGAAGATAGCTGAAGTGTCTGTCACCGACTGGATGGGGATAGGAGACGCAATCGTTCATAAACTCGATAAG TTGGACATTCCACCGCAACCCGTTTTCACCACGTTTATCCCAAAAATGCGTGACTTCGAGAGCCTCAAAATGCTGGGAGCCGGTGGCTTTGG tgctGTATATCTCGCCAACTACAAACCAGCGAACTTCGTAGCTACGGTTAAACTGGTGGCCATGGACCGTTTCAGCAGGCACAAGCAGGCGGCCATGGACAAAGTGGTCGCCTCTGTCGTGCGGAGCCCATTCTTGGTCAAGTATTACTGCTGTTTTTGTGTCAAG GAAGCATATGTCACTTTGATGGAGTATGTCCCGGGGCTGGACCTCATGCGTGTTGTGACCAAGGAGGAATATATGAAGATCGATGCCGTTCAGATAATCATGGCGCAGCTTATCCTTGCCATTGAAcacatgcacctgcgtggctttCTACACAGGGATATCAAGGTCTCCAA CATGCTCATCCTCCCTGGAGGACGTGTTAAAGTGATCGATTTTGACACAACGAAAGTCTGCAACGGTCACT TCGCAAAGCGAATGCTCCGTGGCTACTTCCGGAGGACACCGATTGAATTCAACGACGGTGAGTCGGCTGGAACCATACCGTACATGGCACCGGAGATACTGAAGAGGCGCCCATATG GACGAGCAGCGGACTGGTGGTCATCAGGGATCGTAATGTACAAGTTGATGACCGGCCGCGTCCCATTCCGAGGGAAGACCAAGCAGTTGCTTCGAGAGCGGATCATCACGGCACCCCTCAAATGGCCCCGCGTTGAAGAGCACCCGCACTCGGCCACGACAACCGCCAAGGACATGACCTACCGTATGTTGAAAAAGAACCCGGTCGAGCGGATGGGATCTAAAACTTACGCTAGTCTCAAGACTCACCCGTTCTTTGACAACTTCAACTGGAAACAGCTTTACGAGAAGACGCAATTATGTGACCTGCCGGTCATTACGGAGATCATGTCCGCGGACGCGGAGCGCGAACGCAAGAGCGGCGCGGATTCTCAGGACTCTCGAAAGCATTTGCAGATCGAGGACATGACGGATGTCAGTTCCAGCAACCAGAAGCCCCTTCTCTGCTACGCATCACCCTCATATAAGAAGCTAGTACTAACG ATTAAGGAAAGCAAAGCTCAAGTAAACGTTAGCGAGTCCTTCATGAACACCTCTGGGATGACAACTTCTGGGATCGATTACCAGGCCACGACACCAGCACAATCGTCCCTTCAAACCGCATGCAGTA CCATAGACGGAAAGGATGTCCAGTCCGGTGCCGAAAAGGTTGACCTCATTCTCTTcagaaagaaaaagtatacCAAGTACTGGAGCTTCGGATTTTCTCTGCGACGGGCCGAGGGTGAAGCCCCCAACAGTTACTTCATCTACGTGGAC GTAACCACTGATAGTCCGGCAGACCGGTCCCAGTTACTTCCGTTGGACGTCGTGCTTTCCGTGAACAGCACACCAGTGGCCGACGTGCCGCTCGGAAAAGTGCAAAAGATTATCAGCAGCTCGGGGGACCAGCTCGTGCTTTCGGTGATGGCCTCCAGTGTGTACCGGTTACTGACTACACGTCGAGACATCATGGGCGTTATGAAAATGGTTGCCAAAGATACCGTAGTACTGTCTAGAAGTCCCACGCTGTGCACCGGCAACCAGCCTTATGGATTGGACTTCGCTGACGTGAAGGTCTGGAACGAGGACACAAAACAGTACGCCAGGGTCTTCGTAGTGATG CACGTCACTTCGGCGGTCGTGAACAACCGCAGGCTCTTCCCTGGAGACGTGCTGACGCACGTCGACGGTACGTCGCTGGACGGTCTCACCAGGGATGAGCTCATGCGTGTGCTGCAGACGGGCGCTAACGAAGTGACCATCAACGTCGTGGCGTTGTCACCGCTTCGTCAGAAGCGTCTCAAGATTAGCAAGCTGAACGAGACTTTGATTACAGATGCGAATATTCCTAGCAAATCAACTGCTGCAGAAATAGATACCTGA
- the LOC135370156 gene encoding microtubule-associated serine/threonine-protein kinase 3-like isoform X1 has product MSSTEQQQQQQKTASDKRKTSAKMLVALFPRIPKTAAVLLEFFIKRESKVSLMRDPLSHFCQEEVVLHAQECLIKLNKQVINYEDVRDMVENLVGLHAMCTKKDPDVAKALAVTIRKLTIIVGEVATSLEKIAEVSVTDWMGIGDAIVHKLDKLDIPPQPVFTTFIPKMRDFESLKMLGAGGFGAVYLANYKPANFVATVKLVAMDRFSRHKQAAMDKVVASVVRSPFLVKYYCCFCVKEAYVTLMEYVPGLDLMRVVTKEEYMKIDAVQIIMAQLILAIEHMHLRGFLHRDIKVSNMLILPGGRVKVIDFDTTKVCNGHFAKRMLRGYFRRTPIEFNDGESAGTIPYMAPEILKRRPYGRAADWWSSGIVMYKLMTGRVPFRGKTKQLLRERIITAPLKWPRVEEHPHSATTTAKDMTYRMLKKNPVERMGSKTYASLKTHPFFDNFNWKQLYEKTQLCDLPVITEIMSADAERERKSGADSQDSRKHLQIEDMTDVSSSNQKPLLCYASPSYKKLVLTIKESKAQVNVSESFMNTSGMTTSGIDYQATTPAQSSLQTACSTIDGKDVQSGAEKVDLILFRKKKYTKYWSFGFSLRRAEGEAPNSYFIYVDKVTTDSPADRSQLLPLDVVLSVNSTPVADVPLGKVQKIISSSGDQLVLSVMASSVYRLLTTRRDIMGVMKMVAKDTVVLSRSPTLCTGNQPYGLDFADVKVWNEDTKQYARVFVVMHVTSAVVNNRRLFPGDVLTHVDGTSLDGLTRDELMRVLQTGANEVTINVVALSPLRQKRLKISKLNETLITDANIPSKSTAAEIDT; this is encoded by the exons ATGTCGTCCacagagcaacagcagcagcaacaaaagACCG CCTCTGACAAGCGAAAGACTTCGGCCAAGATGCTCGTAGCGCTGTTCCCCAGA ATTCCCAAAACTGCGGCAGTGTTGTTGGAGTTCTTCATAAAGCGCGAAAGCAAGGTGTCCCTGATGCGTGACCCGCTGTCTCATTTTTGTCAAGAGGAAGTTGTCCTTCACGCTCAGGAATGCCTCATCAAGCTCAACAAGCAGGTAATCAACTACGAGGACGTGCGCGACATGGTCGAGAACCTCGTCGGACTTCACGCGATG TGTACGAAGAAGGATCCCGATGTTGCCAAGGCACTGGCGGTGACCATCCGCAAGCTTACCATTATCGTCGGCGAAGTAGCAACTTCCTTGGAGAAGATAGCTGAAGTGTCTGTCACCGACTGGATGGGGATAGGAGACGCAATCGTTCATAAACTCGATAAG TTGGACATTCCACCGCAACCCGTTTTCACCACGTTTATCCCAAAAATGCGTGACTTCGAGAGCCTCAAAATGCTGGGAGCCGGTGGCTTTGG tgctGTATATCTCGCCAACTACAAACCAGCGAACTTCGTAGCTACGGTTAAACTGGTGGCCATGGACCGTTTCAGCAGGCACAAGCAGGCGGCCATGGACAAAGTGGTCGCCTCTGTCGTGCGGAGCCCATTCTTGGTCAAGTATTACTGCTGTTTTTGTGTCAAG GAAGCATATGTCACTTTGATGGAGTATGTCCCGGGGCTGGACCTCATGCGTGTTGTGACCAAGGAGGAATATATGAAGATCGATGCCGTTCAGATAATCATGGCGCAGCTTATCCTTGCCATTGAAcacatgcacctgcgtggctttCTACACAGGGATATCAAGGTCTCCAA CATGCTCATCCTCCCTGGAGGACGTGTTAAAGTGATCGATTTTGACACAACGAAAGTCTGCAACGGTCACT TCGCAAAGCGAATGCTCCGTGGCTACTTCCGGAGGACACCGATTGAATTCAACGACGGTGAGTCGGCTGGAACCATACCGTACATGGCACCGGAGATACTGAAGAGGCGCCCATATG GACGAGCAGCGGACTGGTGGTCATCAGGGATCGTAATGTACAAGTTGATGACCGGCCGCGTCCCATTCCGAGGGAAGACCAAGCAGTTGCTTCGAGAGCGGATCATCACGGCACCCCTCAAATGGCCCCGCGTTGAAGAGCACCCGCACTCGGCCACGACAACCGCCAAGGACATGACCTACCGTATGTTGAAAAAGAACCCGGTCGAGCGGATGGGATCTAAAACTTACGCTAGTCTCAAGACTCACCCGTTCTTTGACAACTTCAACTGGAAACAGCTTTACGAGAAGACGCAATTATGTGACCTGCCGGTCATTACGGAGATCATGTCCGCGGACGCGGAGCGCGAACGCAAGAGCGGCGCGGATTCTCAGGACTCTCGAAAGCATTTGCAGATCGAGGACATGACGGATGTCAGTTCCAGCAACCAGAAGCCCCTTCTCTGCTACGCATCACCCTCATATAAGAAGCTAGTACTAACG ATTAAGGAAAGCAAAGCTCAAGTAAACGTTAGCGAGTCCTTCATGAACACCTCTGGGATGACAACTTCTGGGATCGATTACCAGGCCACGACACCAGCACAATCGTCCCTTCAAACCGCATGCAGTA CCATAGACGGAAAGGATGTCCAGTCCGGTGCCGAAAAGGTTGACCTCATTCTCTTcagaaagaaaaagtatacCAAGTACTGGAGCTTCGGATTTTCTCTGCGACGGGCCGAGGGTGAAGCCCCCAACAGTTACTTCATCTACGTGGAC AAGGTAACCACTGATAGTCCGGCAGACCGGTCCCAGTTACTTCCGTTGGACGTCGTGCTTTCCGTGAACAGCACACCAGTGGCCGACGTGCCGCTCGGAAAAGTGCAAAAGATTATCAGCAGCTCGGGGGACCAGCTCGTGCTTTCGGTGATGGCCTCCAGTGTGTACCGGTTACTGACTACACGTCGAGACATCATGGGCGTTATGAAAATGGTTGCCAAAGATACCGTAGTACTGTCTAGAAGTCCCACGCTGTGCACCGGCAACCAGCCTTATGGATTGGACTTCGCTGACGTGAAGGTCTGGAACGAGGACACAAAACAGTACGCCAGGGTCTTCGTAGTGATG CACGTCACTTCGGCGGTCGTGAACAACCGCAGGCTCTTCCCTGGAGACGTGCTGACGCACGTCGACGGTACGTCGCTGGACGGTCTCACCAGGGATGAGCTCATGCGTGTGCTGCAGACGGGCGCTAACGAAGTGACCATCAACGTCGTGGCGTTGTCACCGCTTCGTCAGAAGCGTCTCAAGATTAGCAAGCTGAACGAGACTTTGATTACAGATGCGAATATTCCTAGCAAATCAACTGCTGCAGAAATAGATACCTGA
- the LOC135370157 gene encoding inositol polyphosphate 5-phosphatase K-like isoform X1, whose amino-acid sequence MTSEPEVQMKDFKVYIMTWNVVCRGPIEDLRSALGLDPPVNSSALPDLYAVGFQEVSARPQCLLRQAFFEEPWIQAVRTALRKYRYVKVKHVRLQGLVLAIFLKRKHLIHLRGVQSTYTRTGLGGAWGNKGAVTVRMIMYGCSTCFIDCHLAAHETELAQRINEYSTIIEKQTFDDINATSVLNHNYAFWFGDLNFRIDDCTIRDLQLAIENGTVHDFLKKDQLINAMRSEKAFHHFQEHEITFLPTYKYLVDSHGFNYSHRKPAWTDRIMYRFTRDAYENVVLDVKQHHYQSHNLYIQSDHKPVSGSFTIKVFAKPEQPIVFFFPVGPWSISHDCLAWYYTNAGMDVLPSDWVALYKDNFTSLDDHICFVWASRQPVDSLPYHLMEEARKLYSVCSSHPLCTCGDGGAPTPPTPPPGDRSAAGPLPCLGATRVCRRHDQASGKRVSTCRTFREEVKSPESREETVESVRTYSERRQANAHESTAWTHRTVSPYDHPDDMAEAPSPCVLATSSCPVRDEGQSSAPTFYRVLFGSQNLLLMGKYRLLYLRGDSDVLGMSGSFKVTTPLIV is encoded by the exons ATGACCTCCGAACCAGAAGTTCAAATGAAGGATTTTAA GGTGTACATCATGACCTGGAACGTGGTTTGCCGGGGGCCCATCGAGGACTTGCGTTCGGCGTTGGGCCTGGACCCCCCAGTCAACAGCAGCGCTTTGCCAGACCTGTATGCTGTAGG GTTTCAGGAAGTGAGCGCCCGACCCCAGTGCCTTTTGCGACAAGCATTTTTTGAAGAGCCATGGATACAAGCTGTTAGGACTGCTCTGCGCAAGTACCGTTACGTTAAG GTGAAGCATGTAAGGTTACAGGGTCTCGTGCTGGCCATCTTCCTCAAGCGTAAACACCTGATTCACTTGCGTGGAGTTCAGTCTACGTACACAAGGACTGGTCTCGGAGGTGCTTGG GGCAACAAGGGCGCAGTGACTGTTCGAATGATAATGTACGGCTGTTCGACGTGCTTTATCGACTGCCACCTCGCCGCTCACGAAACTGAACTCGCACAGCGCATAAAT GAGTATAGCACTATAATTGAGAAGCAGACATTCGATGACATCAACGCCACCAGTGTTTTGAACCACAA TTACGCCTTTTGGTTTGGAGACCTGAATTTTCGCATCGACGACTGCACCATACGCGACCTGCAACTGGCCATAGAAAACGGGACGGTGCACGATTTCTTAAAGAAAGATCAG TTAATAAACGCCATGAGGTCCGAAAAAGCATTTCACCACTTCCAAGAACACGAGATCACTTTCTTACCCACCTACAAGTACCTTGTGGACAGTCATGGTTTCAATTACAG TCACCGTAAACCCGCGTGGACGGACAGGATCATGTACCGCTTCACGAGGGATGCTTACGAGAACGTGGTCCTGGACGTAAAACAGCACCATTACCAGAGCCACAACCTATATATCCAAAGCGACCACAAGCCTGTCTCCGGAAGTTTCACAATCAAG GTCTTTGCAAAGCCAGAGCAGCCTATTGTATTCTTCTTTCCGGTGGGTCCCTGGTCTATCAGCCATGACTGCTTGGCCTGGTATTACACGAACGCCGGCATGGACGTGCTCCCGTCGGACTGGGTTGCTTTATACAAG GACAATTTCACAAGCCTGGATGACCACATCTGCTTTGTGTGGGCATCGCGGCAACCCGTTGACAGCCTTCCTTACCACTTGATGGAAGAGGCCCGAAAACTGTACTCGGTGTGTTCCAGCCATCCACTCTGTACATGCGGCGATGGAGGTGCTCCCACTCCACCTACTCCTCCTCCGGGTGATCGATCTGCTGCAGGACCTTTACCCTGCTTGGGAGCTACCAGAGTCTGCAGGCGCCACGACCAAGCATCTGGGAAGCGCGTATCTACATGCCGAACGTTCAGGGAAGAGGTGAAGTCTCCTGAGAGCAGGGAAGAAACCGTGGAGTCGGTCAG GACGTATTCAGAACGGCGACAGGCAAACGCCCATGAGAGCACGGCTTGGACACATCGCACGGTATCGCCCTATGACCACCCTGACGACATGGCTGAAGCTCCGTCCCCCTGTGTCCTAGCGACGAGCTCTTGTCCGGTCCGGGACGAAGGACAGTCATCCGCGCCTACCTTCTACCGTGTGCTATTTGGCAGCCAAAATCTTCTGTTAATGGGCAAATATCGTCTTCTGTACCTCAGGGGTGACTCGGATGTGCTAGGCATGAGTGGTTCCTTCAAG GTCACGACACCGCTCATCGTCTAG
- the LOC135370157 gene encoding uncharacterized protein LOC135370157 isoform X2, with the protein MTSEPEVQMKDFKVYIMTWNVVCRGPIEDLRSALGLDPPVNSSALPDLYAVGFQEVSARPQCLLRQAFFEEPWIQAVRTALRKYRYVKEYSTIIEKQTFDDINATSVLNHNYAFWFGDLNFRIDDCTIRDLQLAIENGTVHDFLKKDQLINAMRSEKAFHHFQEHEITFLPTYKYLVDSHGFNYSHRKPAWTDRIMYRFTRDAYENVVLDVKQHHYQSHNLYIQSDHKPVSGSFTIKVFAKPEQPIVFFFPVGPWSISHDCLAWYYTNAGMDVLPSDWVALYKDNFTSLDDHICFVWASRQPVDSLPYHLMEEARKLYSVCSSHPLCTCGDGGAPTPPTPPPGDRSAAGPLPCLGATRVCRRHDQASGKRVSTCRTFREEVKSPESREETVESVRTYSERRQANAHESTAWTHRTVSPYDHPDDMAEAPSPCVLATSSCPVRDEGQSSAPTFYRVLFGSQNLLLMGKYRLLYLRGDSDVLGMSGSFKVTTPLIV; encoded by the exons ATGACCTCCGAACCAGAAGTTCAAATGAAGGATTTTAA GGTGTACATCATGACCTGGAACGTGGTTTGCCGGGGGCCCATCGAGGACTTGCGTTCGGCGTTGGGCCTGGACCCCCCAGTCAACAGCAGCGCTTTGCCAGACCTGTATGCTGTAGG GTTTCAGGAAGTGAGCGCCCGACCCCAGTGCCTTTTGCGACAAGCATTTTTTGAAGAGCCATGGATACAAGCTGTTAGGACTGCTCTGCGCAAGTACCGTTACGTTAAG GAGTATAGCACTATAATTGAGAAGCAGACATTCGATGACATCAACGCCACCAGTGTTTTGAACCACAA TTACGCCTTTTGGTTTGGAGACCTGAATTTTCGCATCGACGACTGCACCATACGCGACCTGCAACTGGCCATAGAAAACGGGACGGTGCACGATTTCTTAAAGAAAGATCAG TTAATAAACGCCATGAGGTCCGAAAAAGCATTTCACCACTTCCAAGAACACGAGATCACTTTCTTACCCACCTACAAGTACCTTGTGGACAGTCATGGTTTCAATTACAG TCACCGTAAACCCGCGTGGACGGACAGGATCATGTACCGCTTCACGAGGGATGCTTACGAGAACGTGGTCCTGGACGTAAAACAGCACCATTACCAGAGCCACAACCTATATATCCAAAGCGACCACAAGCCTGTCTCCGGAAGTTTCACAATCAAG GTCTTTGCAAAGCCAGAGCAGCCTATTGTATTCTTCTTTCCGGTGGGTCCCTGGTCTATCAGCCATGACTGCTTGGCCTGGTATTACACGAACGCCGGCATGGACGTGCTCCCGTCGGACTGGGTTGCTTTATACAAG GACAATTTCACAAGCCTGGATGACCACATCTGCTTTGTGTGGGCATCGCGGCAACCCGTTGACAGCCTTCCTTACCACTTGATGGAAGAGGCCCGAAAACTGTACTCGGTGTGTTCCAGCCATCCACTCTGTACATGCGGCGATGGAGGTGCTCCCACTCCACCTACTCCTCCTCCGGGTGATCGATCTGCTGCAGGACCTTTACCCTGCTTGGGAGCTACCAGAGTCTGCAGGCGCCACGACCAAGCATCTGGGAAGCGCGTATCTACATGCCGAACGTTCAGGGAAGAGGTGAAGTCTCCTGAGAGCAGGGAAGAAACCGTGGAGTCGGTCAG GACGTATTCAGAACGGCGACAGGCAAACGCCCATGAGAGCACGGCTTGGACACATCGCACGGTATCGCCCTATGACCACCCTGACGACATGGCTGAAGCTCCGTCCCCCTGTGTCCTAGCGACGAGCTCTTGTCCGGTCCGGGACGAAGGACAGTCATCCGCGCCTACCTTCTACCGTGTGCTATTTGGCAGCCAAAATCTTCTGTTAATGGGCAAATATCGTCTTCTGTACCTCAGGGGTGACTCGGATGTGCTAGGCATGAGTGGTTCCTTCAAG GTCACGACACCGCTCATCGTCTAG